The Collimonas sp. PA-H2 genome contains a region encoding:
- a CDS encoding peptidase S10 — translation MNASTPPRTIRSTIFAAALAAGFCAIFSTPAAAEVFPPDQPYMDNTAYAFGPADGLAASIVNEKAAVAYHQLTYRESGRRVDYITTTGHLTAADASGKPEASMFYVAYTAKNHWPWPRPVTFFYNGGPGSSSIWLRLGSFAPSRVATLDPYTTGWPNFPLVDNQESLIDTTDMVFIDPPGTGFSEAVLPNTNQTFWGVDQDAGVMRDFILRYLAVNPRPHSPIYLYGESYGTPRTDVLAPLLEQAGVRLSGIILQSCILDYNDQYPSAADLQRATDYTVSLLPGYAEVAAFFGQVTPPPSGVRSFARRMRDFSTDRYAEFLPYGPTFLGLANPPVFPTPAVYAQMSSQSGINVSALQAYLGPNSLNTTLVPGYTIGGYDGRVSAPNGSPMLVGDSDPSDALIAKPFPAILSQQLPDYLKYTAPNTTYVTLSNSANSNWDFSHGGLPVPDTLPDLLAEITLNPHIKVLVENGYHDLVTPFFMTEKDLGRLKSVPGIRPDIQVTHYAGGHMIYLDDNSRPRMKADLVDYYQGRRIRGAMRFAELPAPWSDMGPAGTP, via the coding sequence ATGAATGCCAGTACTCCCCCTCGAACAATCCGAAGCACCATATTCGCGGCGGCGCTGGCCGCAGGATTCTGCGCGATTTTTTCCACGCCGGCGGCGGCCGAAGTGTTCCCGCCTGACCAGCCCTACATGGATAACACAGCCTACGCATTCGGCCCTGCTGACGGGTTGGCGGCGTCGATTGTCAACGAGAAGGCGGCAGTCGCCTACCATCAGCTGACCTATCGCGAAAGCGGCAGGCGCGTGGACTACATCACCACTACCGGACACCTGACCGCGGCCGACGCCAGCGGCAAGCCTGAAGCGTCGATGTTCTACGTTGCCTATACCGCAAAAAACCACTGGCCGTGGCCGCGTCCCGTCACGTTCTTCTACAACGGCGGACCGGGATCTTCATCGATCTGGCTGCGCCTGGGTTCTTTCGCGCCGAGCCGGGTCGCCACGCTTGATCCGTACACCACCGGCTGGCCTAACTTCCCGCTGGTGGATAACCAGGAGAGCCTGATCGACACCACCGACATGGTGTTCATCGATCCGCCGGGCACCGGTTTCTCCGAGGCGGTCCTGCCGAATACCAATCAAACGTTCTGGGGCGTCGACCAGGATGCCGGCGTGATGCGCGATTTCATCCTGCGTTATCTTGCGGTCAATCCGCGCCCGCATTCGCCGATCTACTTGTACGGCGAATCGTACGGCACACCGCGCACCGATGTGCTGGCGCCGTTGCTGGAACAGGCTGGCGTGCGTTTGAGCGGAATCATCCTGCAGTCCTGCATCCTGGATTACAACGATCAATATCCAAGCGCAGCGGATCTGCAGCGGGCCACCGACTACACGGTATCGCTGCTGCCAGGCTATGCCGAAGTAGCGGCATTCTTCGGCCAGGTCACGCCGCCGCCGTCCGGCGTACGTAGCTTTGCCCGGCGCATGCGCGACTTCTCGACCGATCGTTACGCGGAGTTCCTGCCTTACGGTCCGACCTTCCTCGGTCTGGCAAATCCGCCGGTATTCCCGACACCCGCCGTGTATGCGCAAATGTCGAGCCAGAGCGGCATCAACGTGAGCGCTTTGCAAGCCTATCTGGGGCCGAACTCGCTCAACACCACGCTGGTGCCAGGCTACACCATCGGCGGCTATGACGGCCGCGTGTCGGCGCCGAACGGCAGCCCGATGCTGGTGGGCGATTCCGATCCATCCGATGCCTTGATCGCCAAGCCGTTCCCGGCGATTCTCAGCCAGCAGCTGCCGGACTACCTGAAGTACACGGCGCCGAACACCACCTACGTAACCTTGAGCAATAGCGCCAACAGTAACTGGGATTTCAGCCATGGCGGGCTGCCGGTGCCGGATACGCTGCCCGACCTGCTGGCCGAAATCACGCTTAATCCGCACATCAAGGTGCTGGTTGAAAACGGCTACCACGACCTGGTTACGCCATTTTTCATGACTGAGAAAGATCTGGGACGGCTCAAGAGCGTTCCCGGCATCCGGCCCGACATCCAGGTGACGCATTATGCCGGCGGCCACATGATCTACCTGGACGACAACTCGCGGCCGCGCATGAAGGCCGACCTGGTCGATTATTACCAGGGCAGGCGGATAAGGGGCGCCATGCGCTTCGCCGAGCTGCCGGCGCCGTGGTCGGATATGGGGCCGGCGGGTACGCCTTAG
- a CDS encoding putative quinol monooxygenase, translated as MANLGLFVRLEARPGKEAEVEAFLHDGLAVVQQELATTTWYAIKLGPSTYGIFDTFPDEAGRQAHLNGRVAAALMGRSAELFSQPPAIEKIDILASK; from the coding sequence ATGGCTAATCTGGGTCTATTCGTCAGGCTGGAAGCCCGGCCGGGAAAAGAAGCCGAGGTCGAGGCATTTCTGCACGACGGCTTGGCAGTTGTGCAACAGGAGCTGGCGACCACCACCTGGTACGCCATCAAGCTGGGACCGTCCACCTACGGCATCTTCGACACTTTTCCTGACGAGGCGGGCCGTCAGGCTCATCTCAACGGGCGGGTAGCCGCTGCGCTGATGGGCAGGTCGGCCGAACTGTTTTCGCAGCCGCCAGCCATCGAAAAAATCGATATCCTGGCGTCGAAGTAA
- the leuC gene encoding 3-isopropylmalate dehydratase large subunit — protein sequence MPHRTLYRKLVDSRTVAVLDEQHVLLYADLHIMNEYTSPQAFSSLRASNRTVLRPRQQLAVVSHIIPTHPVSIEQRVILDPASALQASNLKRNCREFGIKLFDTNDEEQGIEHIIAPEHGWIRPGMVVLCGDSHTTTYGALGALGFGVGTSEVEHILATQTLVYRLAQDMRIRVDGALPVGTSVKDLILLIIARIGAQGARGYAVEFAGTTIAALSAEARMTLCNMAVEAGAKAALIRPDETTYAYIRAKAQDLGEHGFVRALGDWQQLYSDEDAVFDIEHIFAAQEVAPFVTWGTSPDQAIAVNALIPDPALASDEQVAATTARALQYMGLSAGTAIAGLPLDRVFIGSCTNGRIEDLRIAAAIVAGKRVAATVRAMVVPGSGAVRRQAEQEGLAAIFIDAGFEWRQPGCSMCLAMNDDVLAPGERCASTTNRNFEGRQGRGGRTHLMSPAMAAAAAISGCISDVRALEKQHA from the coding sequence ATGCCACATCGCACACTATATCGAAAGCTGGTCGACAGCCGCACCGTCGCCGTATTGGATGAGCAGCACGTGCTGCTGTATGCCGACCTGCACATCATGAACGAATACACCAGTCCGCAGGCATTCAGCAGCTTGCGCGCCAGTAATCGGACCGTGCTGCGGCCGCGGCAGCAGCTTGCCGTGGTGTCGCACATCATCCCGACCCATCCGGTCAGCATCGAGCAGCGCGTGATCCTCGATCCGGCCTCGGCGCTGCAAGCCAGCAACCTCAAGCGCAACTGCCGCGAGTTCGGCATCAAGCTGTTCGATACCAACGATGAAGAACAAGGCATAGAGCACATCATCGCACCCGAACATGGCTGGATCCGGCCCGGCATGGTGGTGTTGTGCGGCGACAGCCATACCACCACCTACGGCGCGCTGGGCGCCCTAGGATTCGGCGTCGGCACTTCTGAAGTGGAGCACATCCTGGCGACCCAGACCCTGGTCTACCGCTTGGCGCAAGATATGCGCATCAGGGTCGACGGCGCGCTGCCGGTGGGCACATCGGTCAAGGACCTGATCCTGCTGATCATCGCCCGCATCGGCGCCCAGGGCGCGCGCGGCTACGCCGTCGAGTTTGCCGGCACGACGATAGCGGCGCTGTCAGCCGAGGCGCGCATGACTTTGTGCAATATGGCGGTGGAGGCCGGCGCCAAGGCGGCCTTGATCCGGCCCGATGAGACGACTTATGCCTATATCAGGGCGAAGGCGCAGGATCTTGGCGAGCACGGCTTTGTGCGGGCGCTGGGCGACTGGCAGCAGTTATATTCAGATGAAGATGCCGTGTTCGATATCGAACATATATTCGCCGCACAGGAAGTCGCGCCGTTTGTCACCTGGGGCACCAGTCCCGACCAGGCGATTGCAGTCAATGCCTTGATTCCTGATCCGGCGCTGGCAAGCGACGAACAGGTAGCGGCAACCACGGCCCGGGCCCTGCAATACATGGGTCTTTCGGCCGGAACCGCAATTGCCGGCCTGCCGCTAGACCGCGTCTTCATCGGCTCCTGCACCAATGGCCGCATCGAGGATTTGCGCATTGCCGCCGCCATCGTCGCCGGCAAGCGCGTCGCCGCCACGGTGCGGGCGATGGTGGTGCCCGGTTCCGGCGCGGTACGACGCCAGGCCGAGCAGGAAGGCCTGGCCGCCATCTTCATCGATGCCGGCTTTGAATGGCGCCAGCCGGGATGTTCGATGTGCCTGGCAATGAACGATGACGTGCTGGCGCCGGGCGAGCGCTGCGCCTCCACCACCAACCGTAATTTCGAAGGCCGCCAGGGCAGGGGTGGCCGGACTCATCTGATGAGTCCGGCGATGGCCGCCGCCGCCGCCATCAGTGGCTGCATCAGCGATGTCCGCGCACTGGAGAAACAGCATGCCTGA
- a CDS encoding EF-hand domain-containing protein, whose translation MKNTFYLMVFALCATAGLAHASDTAATPAGIAKHGVEGPFFPAARPAAPAAAASTGDTLKAQAMSRLKSNFDAADVAKTGTLTQQQAQKSGLGYVANNFGKIDVNKSGKVTFDDVKQYLQSQP comes from the coding sequence ATGAAAAATACATTTTATCTGATGGTATTTGCCCTTTGTGCAACGGCCGGCTTGGCGCATGCGAGCGATACAGCTGCCACTCCGGCCGGAATTGCGAAACATGGCGTGGAAGGTCCGTTCTTCCCGGCAGCGCGGCCGGCGGCGCCAGCCGCGGCGGCATCCACCGGCGACACGCTCAAGGCGCAAGCCATGAGCCGTTTGAAGTCGAATTTCGATGCTGCCGATGTCGCCAAGACGGGCACGCTGACCCAACAGCAGGCGCAAAAGAGCGGCCTGGGCTATGTGGCTAACAATTTCGGCAAGATCGACGTCAACAAGTCTGGCAAGGTGACATTCGACGATGTGAAGCAATATCTGCAGTCGCAGCCGTAG
- a CDS encoding NADP-dependent oxidoreductase, with the protein MQNTYQNRQWFYVKRPDGRVSNDHYELRESELDGNLATNEVILRAKFISVDPYIRIQQHERNTYDVPHPLGIVQRAGVVGEVVASASPLYQAGDWVSAYSGWQLYARCHHSELTKLDPGAAPVSTALGVLGMPGRTAWFGLTEAGRPRPGDTLLVSGAAGAVGSLVAQFGKRAGCRVIGIAGGAEKCKFLTETLKLDGAIDYRAHTTPEALSAAIQAATGGVDIYFDNVGGPITDAVIPLIKRRARIIICGAISQYDGGLDTPDLGPRFLQHMLFQRATIQGILARDYTNRMDEMLAIVAPWVKSGEIVFQETYVDGFEQLPDALNSLFEGKNIGKLLVRV; encoded by the coding sequence ATGCAAAACACCTACCAGAACCGCCAGTGGTTTTACGTCAAGCGTCCGGATGGACGGGTCAGCAATGATCACTACGAATTGCGTGAAAGCGAACTCGACGGCAACCTGGCGACCAATGAAGTGATCCTGCGCGCCAAATTCATCAGCGTCGATCCGTATATCCGTATCCAGCAGCACGAGCGCAATACCTACGATGTGCCGCATCCGCTGGGGATCGTGCAGCGCGCCGGCGTGGTCGGCGAAGTGGTTGCTTCGGCCAGCCCTCTGTATCAGGCTGGCGACTGGGTATCGGCCTATAGCGGCTGGCAATTGTATGCGCGCTGTCATCACAGCGAATTGACTAAGCTCGATCCCGGCGCTGCGCCGGTTTCCACCGCGCTCGGCGTGCTGGGCATGCCGGGCCGCACCGCCTGGTTCGGCCTGACCGAAGCCGGTCGTCCGCGTCCGGGCGATACCTTGCTGGTGTCGGGAGCCGCCGGTGCGGTCGGTTCACTGGTGGCGCAGTTCGGCAAGCGGGCAGGGTGCCGCGTGATCGGCATCGCCGGCGGCGCCGAGAAATGCAAGTTCCTGACCGAGACGCTGAAGCTGGATGGCGCCATCGACTATCGCGCGCATACGACGCCTGAAGCATTGAGCGCTGCGATCCAGGCGGCTACCGGCGGCGTCGATATCTACTTCGACAATGTCGGCGGCCCTATCACCGATGCAGTCATCCCGTTGATCAAGCGGCGCGCCCGCATCATCATCTGCGGCGCCATCAGCCAGTATGATGGCGGCCTCGATACGCCCGACCTCGGTCCGCGCTTCCTGCAGCATATGCTGTTCCAGCGCGCCACCATCCAGGGCATCCTGGCGCGCGACTACACCAATCGCATGGATGAGATGCTAGCGATCGTGGCGCCCTGGGTGAAAAGCGGCGAAATCGTGTTCCAGGAGACCTATGTCGACGGTTTCGAACAGTTGCCGGATGCGCTCAACAGTCTGTTCGAGGGCAAGAATATCGGCAAGCTGCTGGTGCGCGTCTGA
- a CDS encoding GNAT family N-acetyltransferase has protein sequence MIEGSTINIRHASKSDLATLMPLMNDLKARGEYLPSSLFAPASIEKSIDATGGSSGDDERFLIVDKEDRILGRIWHFKAGPYFNAREIGYILFAVDKRGSGMTSEAVRLLTSYLFQSLMINRLEIKMDVLNIASEKVAVKCAYQKEGVARGAAFIRGKHIDMNVYSLLRSDWEADKNYVSNPSRPATPS, from the coding sequence ATGATAGAAGGCAGCACGATCAATATCCGGCACGCCAGCAAAAGCGACCTCGCAACATTGATGCCCTTGATGAATGACTTGAAGGCGCGCGGAGAATATCTGCCCAGCAGCCTGTTTGCGCCAGCCTCGATTGAAAAAAGCATCGACGCCACTGGCGGATCTTCAGGCGATGATGAACGTTTCCTCATTGTCGACAAAGAAGACCGCATACTGGGACGCATATGGCATTTCAAGGCAGGTCCCTATTTCAATGCACGGGAAATAGGCTATATCCTGTTTGCGGTGGACAAGCGGGGAAGCGGCATGACCAGCGAAGCGGTAAGGCTTTTGACTAGCTATCTGTTCCAATCCCTCATGATCAATCGCCTTGAAATCAAGATGGACGTTCTCAATATCGCTTCTGAAAAAGTAGCGGTCAAATGCGCTTATCAAAAGGAAGGCGTGGCGCGAGGCGCCGCTTTCATACGCGGCAAGCATATCGACATGAACGTGTATTCGTTGTTGCGCAGCGATTGGGAAGCTGACAAAAACTACGTCAGCAATCCATCCCGACCAGCAACGCCATCATGA
- a CDS encoding GNAT family N-acetyltransferase: MFSIMPIRAEHAPQFHQVLDAIARERIYLGQTEARSPAWVSNFVANNVKNDCAQLVALHGEQMIGWCDILPHPLPGFGHGGTLGMGVIKSWRGQGVGRALLAATIESALRRGITRVELEVYAGNAAAIGLYRKHGFVEEGVKRKARFLDGRYDDVVMMALLVGMDC, translated from the coding sequence ATGTTCAGCATCATGCCGATCCGTGCCGAGCACGCTCCGCAATTCCACCAAGTGCTGGACGCAATCGCACGCGAGCGTATTTATCTCGGACAGACAGAAGCGCGCTCGCCGGCCTGGGTCAGCAACTTTGTCGCCAACAACGTCAAGAACGATTGTGCACAACTGGTTGCCCTGCACGGCGAGCAGATGATCGGCTGGTGCGACATCCTGCCCCATCCCTTGCCAGGCTTCGGCCACGGCGGCACGCTCGGCATGGGAGTGATCAAATCCTGGCGCGGCCAAGGCGTCGGCCGGGCCTTGCTGGCGGCAACTATCGAAAGCGCCCTGAGGCGCGGCATTACCCGGGTCGAGCTGGAGGTGTATGCTGGCAATGCCGCTGCGATCGGGCTTTACCGGAAACATGGCTTCGTCGAAGAAGGCGTGAAGCGCAAGGCCAGGTTCCTGGATGGACGGTATGACGATGTCGTCATGATGGCGTTGCTGGTCGGGATGGATTGCTGA
- the leuD gene encoding 3-isopropylmalate dehydratase small subunit yields MPDNKRIEGIAAPLPIDNLDTDQIMPKQFLRTISKEGLDRGVLFDLRFHPDGSPRPDFVLNRPEYKGAIILIGGSNFGCGSSREHAVWGLQQLGVEAVIAPSFGEIFFSNALNNRLLLIVLEHDRIALLLKALESNWQRLLIDLEQMQLSCGSLVFGFTLGERHRKMIVEGLDMVGATLQMLPQICAFEKSHEAACPWARVLPTDEDNHGQIA; encoded by the coding sequence ATGCCTGACAACAAACGCATCGAAGGCATTGCCGCGCCGCTGCCGATCGATAACCTAGATACCGACCAGATCATGCCCAAGCAGTTCTTGCGCACGATCAGCAAGGAAGGACTGGACCGGGGCGTGCTGTTCGACCTGCGCTTTCATCCGGACGGCAGTCCCAGGCCGGATTTTGTGCTGAACCGCCCCGAGTACAAGGGCGCCATCATCCTGATCGGCGGCTCCAATTTCGGCTGCGGTTCCAGTCGTGAGCATGCTGTATGGGGCTTGCAGCAATTGGGAGTGGAAGCCGTCATTGCCCCCAGCTTTGGCGAGATTTTTTTCAGTAATGCGCTGAATAACCGCTTGCTGCTGATCGTGCTGGAGCATGACCGGATTGCCTTGCTATTGAAGGCATTGGAGAGCAATTGGCAGCGCCTGCTTATCGACCTGGAACAGATGCAGCTGTCGTGCGGATCGCTGGTATTCGGTTTTACGCTGGGCGAGCGGCACAGGAAAATGATCGTCGAAGGGTTGGATATGGTGGGTGCAACCTTGCAAATGCTGCCGCAGATTTGCGCTTTCGAGAAAAGCCATGAAGCGGCTTGTCCGTGGGCCAGGGTGCTGCCGACAGATGAAGACAATCATGGGCAGATTGCATGA
- a CDS encoding 1,4-dihydroxy-2-naphthoate prenyltransferase produces the protein MRQLFSYRRASWTVFASAWLLPVGWAWRQQAQLENAYPLSTCGMPIFSIYALAAIVAAVLSAAALTLGIVAFRRLPLPSTRKNVAELLVLAAPLAAALFFIIALFAG, from the coding sequence TTGAGGCAGCTATTTAGTTACCGACGTGCTTCCTGGACGGTTTTCGCCAGCGCCTGGCTTCTTCCAGTTGGATGGGCCTGGCGCCAGCAGGCGCAACTCGAAAATGCCTATCCGCTGTCAACATGCGGCATGCCAATATTTTCGATATATGCGCTCGCCGCAATTGTGGCCGCAGTACTGTCAGCTGCAGCGCTTACTTTGGGCATCGTTGCGTTCCGGCGCCTCCCTTTGCCGTCAACCAGAAAAAATGTGGCCGAGTTGCTTGTGCTGGCTGCACCGCTGGCAGCGGCGCTTTTTTTCATAATCGCGCTGTTTGCCGGCTAG